One Lachancea thermotolerans CBS 6340 chromosome B complete sequence genomic window, CGGCACACCTGCGCACCTAATTCGCCAGAAGAGCCTGCACACAATTCCTCACACTTGCGTGCTAGCTTGATATCGGCCATCCGGGTACTCCCCACCTTTTGCTCATCGTGCGTCGAATGCGTTGTGAAGCTCAAACATTTATGCACTTTacttgtttttccagaatatcaaaaagctaATCTGAACAACTATAACCACCAGAGGAAACACGATGAAAACATACGTGGAAACACCCGTAGGACCTCAATTGGCTTGTGCAGGCGCTTCTGTATAGTGATATGAGCATATTGGTAGTAGATATGGATGAAGTTCGGAGTTTGGCCCAGCGCCACAGCATCGAGATGGGGCTCGAACGGCTGCGCGTAGTTGGCCAGTACGTGGGATCGTGGTGGGACGCAGGCCGGCTGCGTCTAGAGTTTGGGAATGTGAGTGGCCTGGCGAGCGCAGGTGGGCGTGCGGTGCTGGATGCTAGCGAGAGCGCGCTGGAGCGGGTCCGTCGCGCACGCGCAGGGCTCGTGGAAGGTGCTGTGTGCGACGTGCGGTGCTGCGTAATGGGCCGGGACGTGGAGGTGATGGAGCTGCGAGTGCTAACGCTGCGGGAAGTGCAAGCTCTGGGCGAGTTTTTGGCCGGGGACGCGGGGCGAGAGTTCATGAGCCTGAGCTCTGGGGCTCTGCAACACGCTGGGCACGACAGACGCGACGATGAGGACCGGGCCCGCTGACAGGGCAGCCTCTTATAAGTGCGTCGCGCTGCACGCGTGCTCTCGCAGTCGCCAAACTTTCGGCCGACAGCCATAGCCCTGCTCGAATTCGATAATATTAATATACACTCTACTTCCGCTATTTCTACTGTTGGATCGCGCAGATCGCGCAGCTCGCGGGTCTGCACGCTTAGAAGGCAATTTTCTTTCCAACCTTGCGCTTGTTTGTGAGCACGACCTTCTGCTTTTGGGCCTCGGCCTCGCTCTCGTCCTCGCTCTCGTGCTCGGACTCGCTGTCCACGTCCATCTCCTCGCTTTCCGCGTCGCTCGCGGCCTCTACGCGCTCCGCGCGCTCCGCCGTGCGCAACAGCTCCACATCGCGCATGTTCAACAGCTCGGGGTTCTTCTCCACCAGCTGGCGGTCCCGCAGGAACTCGCGCTCCTTGTTTCCACGCATACGGTTCTTGTAGAACGCACGCTCACGCTTCTGGCGGATCTCCTCGACCCGAGCCATCGCCCGCAGAGTCGTGGCAACCAGCTCCCTATTGTACCTAACGGGCACGTTACGGCGCTGAGCGAACGCCAGCGTGCTGTCAACCGCCAGCTCCTTGCCCGCGGCCTTACGGAACGCCTTGGTCCACCGCAGCTTTCTTGGGTTACGGCGctgcttgaagttcttgTGACACTTGGACCGGCAGAAGCGGAACTCCTTTGCGTCGTTACGCACAAACATGATACCGTGGCCTGGATAGCATGGCGATGAGCAGAAATGACAACTGTAGACCCTCATTTCGCCTCAGATTCAACTTTTGATGGGAtgcgatgcgatgagatgcCCTTGCAGattgtcaaaaaattttttccagcttaATTTTTATAGccattttcttccagaGCTGGAAAATAGTCTTGAAACAGGCAGAAGAAAGGCCAAGTGGACAGGCGAAAAGGACGAGAAAGCGAGTAATATGGCACCAATCGAGGCCCCACAACTGGCGATCCCTGGGGAACCATCCGCGGTAGCACCACAGGCATTTAATGAACTGGTTCCTGCTACGGCTGCGCCCGTAGGGAGCGCGAAAAAGAGCATGGACGAAAAGTTCGACGAGGCGCTGGCGTTCATGGGCCGGCACCCGGTGATGAGCGGTGTAGGCGGGTTTCTGGGACTGTACTTCGCGGCGGGTGCGTTCAAGAGTGTGTCGCGCATGATGGGCGGCGGGCCCAAGGCTGCGCAGTTCGCTAAAGGCGGATTCGACCCGAAGATGAACACTAAAGAGGCGCTGCAGATCCTGAACTTGAGCGAGAATAACCTTAAccgcaagaagctgaaggaGGTGCACCGCCGCATCATGCTGGCAAATCATCCGGACAAGGGCGGAAGCCCTTACCTGGCAACTAAGATCAACGAAGCCAAGGACTTTCTGGAGAAGCGCGGCTTGCGCAAATAGGTGGagcgcgcgtgcgcgctCGCATAACCCACATGTACATAGTAATAACACGCAGATCTTTGAATATCCGCGCACCGGCGGGCGGCACGACGGGAGGGCAACTCCCTCAGGCCATGTAGATGGCCTCTAGCACAGGCCGCTCACAACGCGCACACGCGTTGCTGACGTGTGCAACGTAGTGCTGGAAGCAGGGTGCGTGCCACGCACCCTCGGCGCACTGACACTTGACGCCCCGGAGTGCGACCTCGTCGCACACAGTGCATACTGGAACCGTGTATTGTGTGCGCAAGTACTCTTGCAA contains:
- a CDS encoding KLTH0B02596p (conserved hypothetical protein) — protein: MSILVVDMDEVRSLAQRHSIEMGLERLRVVGQYVGSWWDAGRLRLEFGNVSGLASAGGRAVLDASESALERVRRARAGLVEGAVCDVRCCVMGRDVEVMELRVLTLREVQALGEFLAGDAGREFMSLSSGALQHAGHDRRDDEDRAR
- the RLP24 gene encoding ATPase-activating ribosome biosynthesis protein (similar to uniprot|Q07915 Saccharomyces cerevisiae YLR009W RLP24 Ribosomal Like Protein 24), yielding MRVYSCHFCSSPCYPGHGIMFVRNDAKEFRFCRSKCHKNFKQRRNPRKLRWTKAFRKAAGKELAVDSTLAFAQRRNVPVRYNRELVATTLRAMARVEEIRQKRERAFYKNRMRGNKEREFLRDRQLVEKNPELLNMRDVELLRTAERAERVEAASDAESEEMDVDSESEHESEDESEAEAQKQKVVLTNKRKVGKKIAF
- the PAM18 gene encoding Pam18p (similar to uniprot|Q07914 Saccharomyces cerevisiae YLR008C PAM18 Constituent of the mitochondrial import motor associated with the presequence translocase along with Ssc1p Tim44p Mge1p and Pam16p stimulates the ATPase activity of Ssc1p to drive mitochondrial import contains a J domain), with translation MGCDAMRCPCRLSKNFFQLNFYSHFLPELENSLETGRRKAKWTGEKDEKASNMAPIEAPQLAIPGEPSAVAPQAFNELVPATAAPVGSAKKSMDEKFDEALAFMGRHPVMSGVGGFLGLYFAAGAFKSVSRMMGGGPKAAQFAKGGFDPKMNTKEALQILNLSENNLNRKKLKEVHRRIMLANHPDKGGSPYLATKINEAKDFLEKRGLRK